In Bacillota bacterium, a single genomic region encodes these proteins:
- a CDS encoding DNA adenine methylase, whose protein sequence is MNSIISWVGGKKALRELIYQRMPKDYGRYIEVFGGGGWVLFGRKPDASMEVYNDYNADLANLFRCVKERPLALLKELNFLPLNGRDEFNVLKKYLEKEEFTSEYLREELELAENCLSPPQFEEIKSILIENATMSDVKRAAAFFKLIRYSYGSGCTSYSCQPFDIRKTFH, encoded by the coding sequence TTGAACAGCATTATCAGCTGGGTCGGCGGCAAAAAGGCCCTGCGTGAACTTATTTACCAGCGGATGCCCAAAGATTATGGAAGATACATTGAGGTCTTTGGTGGCGGCGGTTGGGTACTCTTCGGCAGGAAACCGGATGCAAGCATGGAGGTCTATAATGACTACAACGCCGACCTTGCCAACCTGTTCCGCTGCGTCAAGGAGCGTCCTCTTGCCCTGCTCAAGGAGTTGAATTTCCTGCCCCTAAACGGCAGGGACGAATTCAACGTCCTCAAAAAATATCTTGAAAAGGAGGAATTCACCAGCGAATACCTGCGGGAGGAATTGGAACTGGCGGAGAACTGTCTGTCCCCGCCACAGTTTGAGGAAATCAAATCGATCCTTATTGAAAACGCGACCATGTCGGACGTAAAACGCGCCGCCGCCTTCTTCAAGCTGATCCGCTACAGCTACGGCAGCGGCTGCACCTCATATAGCTGCCAGCCCTTTGATATCCGGAAAACCTTCCACC
- a CDS encoding PAS domain S-box protein: MEINIVSNKKKILLVEDSRLTALIAVKSLQSSGYDVETAATGEEAVQKASGASPPDLVLMDIELAGKMDGIEAARRILKTRDIPVVFLTANTSGEILEKIKEVKAYGFVLKGIDKAAMLSTIEMAIKLHEANSHAGMFERLFEKSLDELYIFHPESLKFVAVNRAARNNLGYTSEELKTMTPLDLKPEFNLESFRKLLQPLLSGEQEQLSFTTIHRRKDGTHYPVEISLQLTDYRGEKFCLTLVVDLTERRKMEDELKEREEILSAITGTARDAIVLLDSQGNVMFWNRAAEKLFGYSREEIMGKDLHRLVVPDERLYKVHRKAFRRFQSTGQGNAIGKTIELKAKRKDGREIDVELSLSALKFRNGWHAVGIVRDIRERKWQEEENRRREERLRMMLEGIPSPAWLVSRERRILAQNKAAKSLLGTKIGDYCWKGIHGGEYLTDKYRELFKKKGLLLPGAKCYFCRGDEALDKNEPINSEVELAGNIWDTWWIPLGEDIYLHYATDVTKYKKMEEELRHLSVVDVLTNAYNRRYFTQKLEEEIERARRTDGKFSLVMLDIDRFKRINDNFGHNAGDLVLKSMTEMIKNRIRKIDTLARWGGEEFVILLPDTTVNNAARLAEELRESLSQMDIPGVGRVTASFGVAGYCPGDNVDSLVNKADNMMYEAKAAGRNCVRYMNECE; the protein is encoded by the coding sequence ATGGAGATAAATATAGTTTCCAATAAGAAGAAAATACTGCTGGTGGAAGACAGCCGCTTGACTGCCCTAATTGCAGTGAAGTCATTGCAAAGTAGCGGCTATGATGTGGAAACCGCTGCTACGGGGGAGGAAGCAGTGCAAAAGGCAAGCGGCGCTTCCCCACCGGACCTGGTCCTTATGGACATCGAATTGGCGGGGAAAATGGACGGAATTGAGGCGGCCCGCAGGATCCTTAAAACCCGGGATATTCCAGTTGTATTTCTTACCGCCAACACCTCCGGGGAAATCTTAGAAAAAATAAAAGAGGTCAAGGCTTACGGGTTTGTGCTAAAAGGCATAGACAAAGCTGCCATGCTCTCCACAATAGAAATGGCCATTAAACTGCATGAAGCCAATAGTCATGCCGGGATGTTTGAGCGGCTTTTCGAAAAATCCTTGGATGAGCTCTATATTTTCCACCCGGAGTCCTTAAAATTTGTTGCTGTCAACCGGGCCGCCCGGAATAACCTGGGATATACAAGCGAAGAACTGAAGACCATGACCCCTCTAGACCTCAAACCGGAATTTAATCTGGAGAGTTTCCGGAAACTACTTCAACCACTCCTCAGCGGGGAACAGGAGCAGCTCTCTTTTACCACAATACACCGCCGCAAGGACGGCACACACTACCCTGTGGAAATAAGTTTGCAGCTTACCGATTACAGGGGAGAAAAATTTTGTCTGACGTTGGTAGTTGACCTGACTGAACGCAGAAAAATGGAAGATGAACTGAAGGAAAGGGAAGAGATCTTAAGCGCCATTACAGGTACAGCCCGGGATGCCATCGTCCTGCTTGACAGCCAGGGAAACGTCATGTTTTGGAACCGGGCAGCGGAAAAGCTCTTTGGCTATTCCCGGGAAGAAATCATGGGCAAAGATTTGCACCGGCTGGTGGTGCCTGATGAGCGCCTTTATAAGGTTCATCGTAAGGCTTTCCGGCGCTTTCAGTCGACAGGACAGGGAAATGCCATAGGGAAAACAATTGAGCTGAAAGCCAAACGCAAAGACGGGCGGGAAATTGATGTAGAGCTTTCCCTGTCTGCTTTGAAGTTCAGGAATGGCTGGCATGCGGTGGGAATTGTGCGCGACATACGCGAACGCAAGTGGCAGGAGGAAGAAAACAGGCGCCGAGAAGAACGGCTCCGCATGATGCTGGAAGGCATACCCAGCCCGGCCTGGCTGGTATCAAGGGAGCGCCGCATTCTGGCGCAGAATAAAGCAGCGAAATCACTATTGGGGACAAAAATCGGAGATTATTGCTGGAAAGGCATCCATGGCGGGGAATACCTGACGGATAAATACAGGGAGTTATTTAAAAAGAAAGGCTTGCTATTACCCGGCGCCAAATGCTATTTCTGCCGCGGAGACGAAGCCTTGGACAAAAATGAACCCATAAACAGCGAAGTGGAGCTGGCAGGCAATATCTGGGATACCTGGTGGATCCCTTTGGGAGAAGACATATATCTTCATTATGCCACAGATGTCACTAAATATAAAAAGATGGAAGAGGAGCTCCGCCATTTATCTGTTGTAGATGTTTTGACAAACGCCTATAACCGCCGCTATTTTACGCAAAAACTGGAGGAAGAAATAGAGCGGGCGCGGCGCACTGACGGCAAGTTTTCTCTTGTAATGCTGGATATAGACCGTTTTAAGCGCATTAACGACAACTTTGGCCATAACGCCGGTGATTTAGTCCTAAAAAGCATGACAGAAATGATTAAGAACAGGATACGCAAAATAGATACCCTGGCCCGCTGGGGCGGGGAGGAATTTGTCATACTCCTGCCGGATACAACTGTAAATAATGCGGCCCGTTTGGCGGAGGAACTGCGGGAAAGTCTAAGCCAAATGGATATACCTGGTGTAGGCAGGGTCACTGCCAGCTTCGGGGTTGCCGGCTACTGTCCGGGGGACAATGTTGACTCATTGGTGAATAAGGCAGACAACATGATGTATGAGGCCAAAGCTGCCGGCAGGAATTGTGTGCGGTATATGAATGAGTGTGAATAG